From Staphylococcus sp. M0911, a single genomic window includes:
- the accC gene encoding acetyl-CoA carboxylase biotin carboxylase subunit, whose protein sequence is MKKVLIANRGEIAVRIIRACHELGIQTVAIYSEGDKDALHTQIADEAYCVGPTLSKDSYLNIPNILSIATSTGCDGVHPGYGFLAENGDFAELCEACQLKFIGPSHESIQKMGIKDVAKAEMIKANVPVVPGSEGLVHNIDDAKKVAKKIGYPVIIKATAGGGGKGIRVARDEKELETGYRMTQQEAETAFGNGGLYLEKFIENFRHIEIQIIGDSYGNVIHLGERDCTIQRRMQKLVEEAPSPILSEETRQEMGNAAIRAAKAVNYENAGTIEFIYDLNDDQFYFMEMNTRIQVEHPVTEMVTGVDLVKLQLKVAMGEALPFKQKDIKINGHAIEFRINAENPYKDFMPSPGKITQYLAPGGFGVRIESACYTNYTIPPYYDSMVAKLIVHESTRDEAIMTGIRALSEYLVLGIDTTIPFHLKLLTNDIFRSGEFNTKFLEKYNIMADDNQ, encoded by the coding sequence ATGAAAAAAGTACTTATCGCAAATCGTGGTGAAATCGCAGTTAGAATCATAAGAGCTTGCCACGAGCTAGGTATTCAAACAGTTGCTATTTATTCAGAAGGAGACAAAGACGCCTTACATACTCAAATTGCTGATGAAGCATATTGCGTTGGTCCAACTCTGTCTAAAGATTCATATTTAAATATCCCTAATATCTTATCAATTGCTACATCAACAGGATGCGATGGTGTCCACCCAGGTTACGGTTTCTTAGCTGAAAATGGTGACTTTGCTGAATTATGTGAAGCATGCCAATTAAAATTTATCGGACCTAGCCATGAATCTATTCAAAAAATGGGTATTAAAGATGTCGCTAAAGCGGAAATGATCAAAGCCAATGTTCCTGTTGTTCCAGGTAGTGAAGGTTTAGTTCATAATATTGACGATGCGAAAAAGGTCGCTAAAAAAATTGGTTACCCTGTCATTATTAAAGCCACTGCTGGTGGTGGGGGTAAAGGTATACGTGTAGCTCGAGATGAGAAAGAACTTGAAACGGGGTACCGAATGACACAACAAGAAGCGGAAACTGCATTTGGTAATGGTGGATTATATTTAGAAAAATTCATTGAAAATTTCCGTCATATCGAAATTCAAATCATCGGTGACAGTTATGGCAATGTGATTCATTTAGGTGAACGTGACTGTACAATTCAAAGACGTATGCAAAAATTAGTAGAAGAAGCACCTTCACCAATTTTATCTGAAGAAACACGTCAAGAAATGGGTAATGCAGCAATTAGAGCTGCTAAAGCTGTAAACTATGAAAATGCTGGAACAATAGAATTTATTTATGATTTAAATGATGATCAGTTCTACTTCATGGAAATGAATACCCGCATTCAAGTTGAGCATCCTGTTACTGAAATGGTTACAGGTGTAGACTTAGTCAAATTACAATTAAAAGTCGCAATGGGTGAGGCATTACCATTTAAACAAAAAGATATCAAAATTAACGGACATGCGATTGAATTTAGAATTAACGCCGAGAATCCATACAAAGATTTCATGCCATCTCCTGGTAAAATCACTCAATATTTAGCACCAGGTGGATTCGGAGTCAGAATTGAATCTGCATGTTATACTAATTATACAATTCCGCCATATTATGATTCGATGGTTGCTAAACTTATCGTGCATGAGTCGACAAGAGATGAAGCAATCATGACAGGTATCAGAGCGTTAAGTGAATATTTAGTTTTAGGAATAGATACTACGATTCCATTCCATTTAAAATTATTAACAAATGATATCTTCAGAAGTGGTGAATTTAATACTAAATTCTTAGAAAAATATAATATTATGGCTGATGACAACCAATAG
- a CDS encoding Asp23/Gls24 family envelope stress response protein: MVNVADYSHTNLGKIEIAPEVLSVIASIATSEVDGITGHFAELKNTNLEKISRKNLNRDLKIEAREDGIYIDVYCALKHGINISKTANQIQSAIFNQISTMAAIEPKQINVHITQIVVEK; this comes from the coding sequence ATGGTCAATGTTGCGGATTATTCTCACACAAATTTAGGCAAAATCGAAATTGCTCCAGAAGTTTTATCTGTTATTGCTAGTATTGCTACCTCAGAAGTAGATGGCATTACAGGACATTTTGCAGAATTAAAAAATACTAACTTAGAAAAAATTAGTCGTAAAAATTTAAATAGAGATTTAAAAATTGAAGCTCGAGAAGATGGTATTTATATCGATGTTTATTGTGCTTTAAAACACGGCATTAATATTTCTAAAACAGCGAATCAAATTCAATCTGCTATTTTCAATCAAATTTCTACAATGGCAGCAATTGAACCAAAGCAAATTAATGTTCACATTACCCAAATTGTAGTAGAAAAATAA
- the nusB gene encoding transcription antitermination factor NusB encodes MSRKESRVQAFQTLFQLEIKDTDLTIKEAINFIKDDYPDLDFDFINWLVTGVKDHEPVLDEKIKPYLKDWSLERLLKTDRIILRMATFEILHSDTPSKVVINEAVELAKQFSDDDHYKFINGVLSNIN; translated from the coding sequence ATGAGTCGTAAAGAATCAAGAGTCCAAGCTTTTCAAACTTTATTTCAATTAGAAATTAAAGACACTGATTTAACTATCAAAGAAGCAATTAACTTTATTAAAGATGACTATCCAGATTTAGACTTTGATTTCATTAATTGGTTAGTGACTGGTGTTAAAGATCACGAACCTGTATTAGATGAAAAAATCAAACCATATCTCAAAGATTGGTCACTCGAAAGATTATTAAAAACAGACCGTATCATCTTACGCATGGCAACTTTTGAAATATTGCACAGTGATACACCATCTAAAGTAGTCATAAACGAAGCCGTTGAGTTAGCTAAACAATTTAGCGATGATGATCATTATAAATTCATCAATGGCGTACTGAGTAACATAAACTAA
- the xseA gene encoding exodeoxyribonuclease VII large subunit, producing the protein MTDYLTVSTLTKYIKYKFDQDPHLQSVLIKGELSNFKKHSSGHLYFNVKDKESVISAMMFKGSASKLNFEPKEGDEVLLEARVSVYERRGNYQIYVNKMQLDGIGNLYQKLEELKKKLSKEGYFDNSNKKTIPRFPKKIAVLTASTGAAIRDIHSTINSRYPLVEQIQISTLVQGQQAKADIIEKIKYADQLDVDTIIVGRGGGSIEDLWNFNEEEVVKAIFECQTPIISAVGHETDFTLSDFVADVRAATPTQAAVMATPDQYELLQQIKQYQFTLTRHIKQYVEQHKKHLEHLSSYYKFKQPSLLYDQQIQKRDDLEKQLNQKLTSKLEQQQHQLSILKQRFNPKHLESSIIRNQQQNGQLKSRLTQKINNDLSQYKNALKSKIEQLNQLSPTNTMLRGYAIVNKEDNVVTSTKDMSENDEIVLTMKDGQIDAIVKKVRCNDE; encoded by the coding sequence ATGACTGATTACTTAACAGTTTCCACATTAACTAAATATATTAAATATAAATTTGATCAAGATCCACATTTACAGTCCGTTCTTATAAAAGGAGAATTATCTAACTTTAAAAAACATTCAAGTGGTCATTTATACTTTAATGTAAAAGATAAAGAAAGTGTAATTAGTGCAATGATGTTTAAAGGTAGTGCTTCTAAACTCAACTTCGAACCTAAAGAGGGGGATGAAGTACTATTAGAGGCACGTGTATCTGTATATGAGCGCAGAGGAAACTATCAAATATATGTAAATAAGATGCAACTCGATGGTATAGGTAATCTCTATCAAAAATTGGAAGAATTAAAGAAAAAGCTTTCAAAAGAAGGTTATTTTGATAATAGTAATAAAAAAACTATACCTCGTTTTCCAAAAAAAATTGCTGTCCTTACTGCTAGTACAGGTGCAGCAATCAGAGATATACATTCAACAATTAATAGTCGCTATCCCCTTGTTGAACAAATACAAATTAGTACATTGGTGCAAGGACAACAAGCCAAAGCTGACATTATAGAAAAGATTAAATATGCAGATCAATTAGATGTAGATACCATTATTGTTGGACGCGGTGGAGGATCAATTGAAGATTTATGGAACTTTAATGAAGAAGAAGTTGTTAAAGCCATTTTCGAATGTCAAACGCCAATTATATCAGCAGTTGGTCACGAAACCGATTTTACATTAAGTGATTTTGTGGCTGACGTAAGAGCAGCTACACCAACGCAAGCAGCAGTGATGGCAACGCCAGATCAATATGAATTATTACAGCAAATTAAGCAATATCAATTCACATTAACTAGACATATCAAGCAATATGTGGAACAACATAAAAAGCATCTTGAACATCTATCTTCGTATTACAAATTTAAGCAACCATCTCTATTATATGATCAGCAAATTCAAAAAAGAGATGATCTTGAAAAGCAATTAAATCAAAAGTTGACTAGTAAGTTAGAACAGCAACAACATCAATTAAGTATTTTGAAACAAAGATTTAATCCAAAGCATCTCGAATCTTCTATTATTAGAAATCAACAACAGAATGGCCAACTTAAATCACGCCTAACTCAAAAGATAAATAACGATTTATCACAATACAAAAATGCACTAAAATCAAAAATTGAACAACTGAATCAATTAAGCCCAACCAATACAATGTTACGTGGATACGCAATTGTAAACAAAGAAGATAACGTTGTCACAAGTACAAAAGACATGTCGGAAAATGATGAAATTGTTTTAACTATGAAAGATGGTCAAATCGATGCCATTGTTAAGAAAGTAAGGTGTAATGATGAGTAA
- a CDS encoding exodeoxyribonuclease VII small subunit produces MSKEKQSFEEMMQELESIVQKLDNETVSLEESLDLYQRGMKLSTACDSTLKDAEKKVNKLMQEEAEEQDNDETTNE; encoded by the coding sequence ATGAGTAAAGAAAAACAAAGCTTTGAAGAAATGATGCAAGAGCTTGAGAGCATTGTACAAAAATTAGATAATGAAACCGTATCATTAGAAGAATCTCTAGATTTATATCAACGAGGAATGAAATTATCTACAGCATGCGATTCAACATTAAAAGATGCCGAGAAAAAGGTAAATAAATTAATGCAAGAAGAAGCTGAGGAACAGGATAATGATGAAACTACAAATGAATGA
- a CDS encoding polyprenyl synthetase family protein, translated as MMKLQMNDLINEINDALKKSIPESTLNTNLEESMLYSLNAGGKRIRPVLLLLTLDMLNEDYRQGMQSALALEMIHTYSLIHDDLPAMDNDDYRRGKLTNHKVYGEWKAILAGDALLTKAFELVSYDSALCDAKKVKVLQRLAYASGHLGMVGGQTLDMQSEDKKIDISTLESIHRTKTGALLTFAIMSAVDIADTDEHTSSMLNEFSDHLGLMFQIKDDLLDIYGDEQKLGKKVGSDLENDKSTYVSILNKDGAENKLNYHRNEALKCLDNISDQYETTNLRDIVDLFYHRDH; from the coding sequence ATGATGAAACTACAAATGAATGATTTAATTAATGAAATTAATGACGCTCTTAAGAAATCAATACCAGAGTCTACGCTAAATACAAATTTAGAAGAAAGTATGCTTTATTCTCTTAATGCAGGTGGAAAAAGAATTAGACCTGTATTATTGCTACTTACTTTAGATATGTTAAATGAAGATTATCGTCAAGGCATGCAAAGCGCCTTGGCCTTAGAAATGATTCATACATATTCACTTATACATGATGATCTTCCAGCCATGGATAACGATGATTATCGCAGAGGCAAGCTAACTAACCACAAAGTATATGGTGAATGGAAAGCCATTTTAGCTGGTGATGCACTTTTAACTAAAGCCTTTGAACTCGTGTCTTACGATTCAGCTTTATGTGATGCTAAAAAGGTTAAAGTCTTACAAAGATTAGCATATGCTAGCGGACATCTGGGTATGGTTGGTGGACAAACACTAGATATGCAGAGTGAAGATAAAAAGATAGATATTTCAACGTTAGAATCTATTCATAGAACAAAAACAGGTGCATTACTTACTTTTGCAATTATGAGTGCAGTTGACATTGCCGACACTGATGAACATACATCTTCAATGTTAAATGAATTTAGTGACCATCTTGGATTAATGTTCCAAATTAAAGACGATTTATTAGATATATATGGTGACGAACAAAAGCTTGGTAAAAAAGTGGGTAGTGATTTAGAGAATGATAAAAGTACTTATGTCTCTATATTGAATAAAGACGGTGCGGAGAATAAATTAAATTATCATCGTAATGAAGCACTCAAATGTTTAGATAACATAAGTGATCAATATGAAACTACAAATTTAAGAGACATTGTAGATTTATTCTATCATCGTGATCATTAA
- the argR gene encoding transcriptional regulator ArgR, with product MPKKSVRHIKIREIISNEQIETQDELVKRLNEYELNVTQATVSRDIKELQLIKVPAASGQYVYSLPNDRKYHPLEKLGRYLMDSFVNIEGTGNLLVLKTLPGNAQSIGAILDQIDWEEVLGTICGDDTCLIICRNDEASEEIKTRIFNLL from the coding sequence TTGCCAAAAAAATCGGTAAGACATATAAAAATTAGAGAAATTATATCGAATGAACAAATTGAAACACAAGATGAATTAGTTAAACGTTTGAATGAATATGAATTAAATGTGACACAGGCGACTGTCTCTCGTGATATTAAAGAATTACAACTAATAAAAGTACCAGCCGCATCAGGCCAATATGTTTATAGTTTACCTAATGATCGTAAATATCATCCTCTTGAAAAACTCGGTAGATATTTGATGGATTCATTTGTAAATATTGAAGGTACAGGTAATCTACTAGTATTAAAAACATTACCAGGTAATGCACAATCCATAGGTGCAATATTAGACCAAATTGATTGGGAAGAAGTGTTAGGAACAATTTGTGGTGATGATACTTGCCTTATTATTTGTCGAAATGATGAAGCGAGTGAAGAAATCAAAACAAGAATTTTCAATTTATTATAA
- the recN gene encoding DNA repair protein RecN — MLQTLSIKQFAIIDELEIQFSDGLTVLSGETGSGKSIIIDAIGQLIGMRASSDYVRHGEKKAIIEGIFDIDNSKDAIHVLQDLNIDIDEDFLLVKREIFSSGKSICRINNQTITLQDLRKVMQELLDIHGQHETQSLLKQKYHLQLLDNYAGEQYSDLLSQYHEVFNQYKSKRKELEELESADQALLQRLDLMKFQLEELTEASLKEGEVDQLESDIKRIQNSEKLSLALNNAHLTLTDENAITDRLYELSNFLNEINDIVPDKYVTLKEEVDQFYYTLEDAKHELYDEMTNTEFDEQVLNELESRMNLLNNLKRKYGKDVSELIAYQGKLENEINKIENYEQSTSHLREEINDLYQQVIKVGKSLSEKRRKVARELRDHIVSEIQNLQMKDANLEISFKPLDEPNIEGIEFVEFLISPNKGEPLKSLNKIASGGELSRIMLALKSIFVQSRGQTAILFDEVDSGVSGQAAQKMAEKMRDIAEYIQVICISHLPQVATMSDHHLLISKHTTEDRTTTQVKELENDDRIDEVARMISGASVTDLTRENAKEMITQNQRK, encoded by the coding sequence ATGTTACAAACCTTATCAATAAAACAATTTGCAATCATCGATGAATTAGAAATTCAATTTTCAGATGGTTTAACTGTTTTAAGTGGTGAAACAGGTTCAGGTAAATCAATCATTATCGATGCTATTGGACAACTTATCGGTATGCGAGCGTCATCAGATTATGTTAGACATGGTGAGAAAAAAGCAATTATTGAAGGTATATTCGATATTGATAATAGCAAAGATGCAATACATGTGTTGCAAGATTTAAATATTGATATCGACGAAGACTTTTTATTAGTTAAAAGAGAAATTTTTAGTTCTGGCAAAAGTATCTGTCGAATTAATAATCAAACTATTACATTACAAGATTTAAGAAAAGTAATGCAGGAACTTTTAGATATCCACGGGCAACATGAAACACAATCATTACTTAAACAAAAATATCATTTACAATTACTCGATAATTACGCTGGTGAGCAATATAGTGATCTTTTATCACAATATCACGAGGTCTTTAATCAATATAAATCTAAACGCAAAGAACTCGAAGAATTAGAATCTGCTGACCAAGCATTGCTACAAAGACTAGATTTAATGAAGTTTCAATTAGAAGAATTGACAGAAGCATCTTTAAAAGAGGGAGAAGTCGACCAACTAGAATCAGATATTAAAAGAATTCAAAACTCAGAAAAACTAAGTTTAGCTTTAAATAATGCACATTTGACTTTAACAGATGAAAATGCAATTACTGATCGACTCTATGAACTAAGCAATTTCTTAAATGAAATTAATGATATTGTTCCTGATAAATATGTAACATTAAAAGAAGAAGTAGATCAGTTTTACTATACGTTAGAAGATGCCAAACACGAACTTTATGATGAAATGACTAATACTGAATTTGATGAACAAGTCCTTAATGAACTTGAATCACGTATGAACTTGCTTAATAACTTAAAACGTAAATATGGTAAGGATGTTTCCGAGTTGATTGCATATCAAGGCAAACTTGAAAATGAAATCAATAAAATTGAAAACTATGAACAAAGTACATCACATCTACGTGAAGAGATTAACGATTTATACCAACAAGTAATTAAAGTAGGTAAATCATTATCAGAAAAAAGACGGAAAGTTGCTAGAGAATTAAGAGACCATATTGTATCAGAAATACAAAATTTACAAATGAAAGATGCCAATTTAGAAATTTCATTTAAACCACTTGATGAACCGAATATTGAAGGTATTGAATTTGTAGAATTTTTAATTAGCCCAAATAAAGGTGAACCTCTAAAAAGCTTAAATAAAATAGCTTCAGGCGGGGAACTATCTAGAATCATGCTCGCATTAAAAAGTATATTTGTTCAATCTAGAGGACAAACAGCTATATTATTCGATGAAGTTGATTCAGGCGTTTCAGGTCAAGCAGCTCAAAAAATGGCTGAGAAAATGCGTGATATAGCTGAATATATTCAAGTAATATGTATCTCACATTTACCTCAAGTTGCTACAATGAGTGATCATCATTTACTTATTTCTAAACATACAACAGAAGACCGAACAACAACACAAGTTAAAGAACTTGAAAATGATGATCGAATTGATGAAGTAGCTCGTATGATTTCTGGCGCTAGTGTTACAGATTTAACGAGAGAGAATGCAAAAGAAATGATAACTCAGAATCAAAGGAAATAA
- the lpdA gene encoding dihydrolipoyl dehydrogenase — translation MSEKQYDLVVLGGGTAGYVAAIRASQLGKTVAIVERSLLGGTCLHKGCIPTKSLLKSAEVVHTIKNAKQFGIDVPEYNLNYERILERKDEIVNQMYQGVQHLMKQNHIDVFNGTGRILGESIFSPQSGTISVEFEDGENEMIPNQFVLIATGSVPQSLPFLKFDHNVILSSDDILNMDILPDSIAIIGGGVIGLEFTSYLTNLGVAVTVIEANERILPNESTQIAKTIKRELENRGTKFFENVVLDDQSVKVNKDNNGATLHINDQQIVVDKILLSVGRKPNTSDIGLQNTKVKTTQSGHIITNQYQQTEDKHIYAAGDCIGKLQLAHVGSKEGITAVEHMFDESPIPINYNLMPKCIYTYPEIASIGKNLEQAKQDNINAKNYKVSFKAIGKAMIESTGPQNGFCEVIVDQDQDEIIGINMIGPHVTELINEVSLLQFMNGSSLELGLTTHAHPSLSEVLMELGLKIENRAIHV, via the coding sequence ATGTCTGAAAAGCAATATGATTTAGTTGTATTAGGTGGAGGTACTGCAGGATATGTAGCGGCAATACGTGCTTCACAATTAGGCAAAACAGTTGCTATTGTCGAAAGATCGCTATTAGGAGGTACGTGTTTACATAAAGGATGTATTCCTACCAAATCATTATTAAAATCTGCAGAAGTAGTCCATACTATAAAGAATGCGAAACAATTTGGTATTGATGTTCCAGAGTATAATTTGAATTATGAGCGCATTTTAGAAAGAAAAGATGAAATCGTTAATCAAATGTATCAAGGTGTTCAGCATTTAATGAAACAGAATCACATTGATGTATTTAACGGTACTGGGCGCATACTAGGAGAATCTATATTTTCTCCACAAAGTGGTACGATATCGGTAGAATTTGAAGATGGAGAAAACGAAATGATTCCAAATCAATTCGTACTTATAGCTACTGGTTCTGTGCCACAATCTTTACCATTTTTAAAATTTGATCATAACGTCATTTTATCTAGTGATGATATTTTAAATATGGATATATTGCCAGATAGTATCGCAATTATTGGCGGTGGTGTCATTGGTTTAGAATTCACTTCATATTTAACGAATTTAGGTGTTGCTGTGACTGTTATTGAAGCTAATGAACGCATTCTACCAAATGAAAGTACTCAAATTGCCAAAACAATTAAACGAGAATTAGAAAATCGCGGAACAAAATTCTTCGAAAATGTTGTCTTAGATGATCAAAGTGTAAAGGTTAACAAAGATAATAATGGTGCAACGCTTCATATCAATGATCAACAAATCGTTGTAGATAAAATTTTGTTATCAGTCGGCCGTAAACCAAATACGTCTGATATAGGATTACAAAATACAAAAGTGAAAACGACTCAATCAGGTCATATTATCACTAATCAATACCAACAAACAGAAGATAAGCATATATATGCCGCAGGTGATTGTATTGGTAAATTGCAGTTAGCACATGTAGGTTCAAAAGAAGGTATCACAGCAGTTGAACATATGTTTGACGAATCACCAATACCTATCAATTATAATTTAATGCCCAAATGTATTTATACTTATCCAGAAATAGCTTCAATAGGTAAAAACTTAGAACAAGCTAAGCAGGACAATATCAATGCTAAAAATTATAAAGTTTCATTTAAAGCAATTGGTAAAGCAATGATAGAATCTACTGGCCCTCAAAATGGCTTTTGTGAAGTGATTGTTGATCAAGATCAAGATGAAATCATTGGAATCAATATGATTGGCCCACACGTAACTGAATTAATCAATGAAGTATCATTATTACAATTTATGAATGGCTCATCATTAGAATTAGGTTTAACTACTCATGCTCATCCATCTCTTTCTGAAGTATTGATGGAACTTGGCCTAAAAATTGAAAATCGAGCAATTCACGTTTAA